In Chlorobiota bacterium, the sequence ACGTACAGGTTATTGCCAACCGTGGTGATTGCCCGCACCAACCCGGGAATGCCATCGGCCACCGCTTCCCATTCCCCCGATGCCGGATTCCAGCGGGCGATGTGCGTTGCCGAAGTGATTCCGGCTTTCTCAAAATTTCCGCCGGCATAGATTTTTCCATCGCCCCCAATCGCAATCGCCGTCACCTGTCCGTCGGTTCCATTGTTGGCTCCGGTTCCCACCGGGGACCACGCGCCGGTGGCTTTGTTCCAGCGGGCGATGTTCCGCGCCGGCACGGTCCCCGCCGTCAGGAATCGCCCGCCAACGTACAGGTCATCGCCATCCACCGCCACGGCTTGCACGCTTGCGCCAAAGCCACCGTTTACCCCCGGGACCGCGCCGGTCCATGCGGTTCCGTTCCATTGGGCAAGGTAGCGCGCCTCGGTTGCGCCAGCGGTGACGAACTGGCCAACAGCATACAGGTTTGCGCCTTCGGCAGCCAGCGCCGTTGGGGTTCCGTCAACCCCTCCGTTCATGTTGTTCCATGCCGAGCCATTCCAGCGGGCAATGCCGTTTGCGGCCACCCCGCCAATGGTTTGGAAATCCCCGGCCACGTACAATCCTCCCCCCGCATAACTCACTGCCGTGATGTTTCCATCGGGGCTGTTGCTGTTGTTCCCGCCAATTGGGGACCACTGCTTTGTTCCCACATCCCACACCGCAAGGCCGCTGGCATCGGCGGTTCCGGCTTGCAGGAAGTATCCACCCACGTAGAGTTTGCCCGCGTTCAAGGCTATGGCGGTTGCCTCGCCGTCGGTTCCGGCACCCAGCGAATCCCACGTGGAGTTTGCGCTGTTCCAGACCGCAAGGTTGTTCACCAGAAGCTCGCCCGCTGCGCCGATTGCGCCGGCAACGTACAGCACGCCACCGTTGGCAACCAGCGCGTTGACCGACCCTTCCACCCCATTGGTGATGGGGTCATCCCCAAGAGTGCTCCAAGCATTGGAGCCGCTGTTCCAACGGGCGATGGAGTTGGCATCCTTCCCGCCGGCCTGCAAGAAATATCCCCCCACATACAGGTCCTGGCCGCTAACGGCAAACGCGCGGACTTCGTCGAAGAAGGGTGTCCCGATTCCGTTGGCATCCCCTTCCCCCAATCGCTTCCAGGTTCCGCCGCTCCAGCGGGCGATATTGTTCGCCGCAATCGTTCCTGCGGAATCGAACCGCCCGCCGGCCACCACTTCGTTCCCCATCATCGTAATTGCCAGCACCGGGCCGGTGATCCCTTCCCCCAGCGCGGACCAGTTTTTTGAGGTAGCGTTCCATCGGGCAATGTTCCGGGCCGGCTGGTCCCCGGCGCGGCTGAAACGCCCGCCCACATACACATCTTGCCCGCTGACGGCAACGGCAAACACCTGCGCAAGGTCCACGCTGGAGGTGCCAAACGGATTGCTCCAGCGTTCATCGCCCGGCACCATTGATAACTGCTGCTGCGGGTTGGGAAGATTGGCCGCGCCCTGGCCGCTGCGGATGAACCGCGGGTTCCCTTTTTCATCCATCAGCAGTTCCCACCCGCGAGCATCGAAAACCCCGCGAGTGGTGTCGGTAAGGTTCAGATTTCCATCGGGGGTTAGCAGTTGTTCAATCGGCTGCGGCGTTGTGGCCGCCGGGTTGGGTTCCTGTGCCGCCGCCGGAGTTATGATCGCCAACCCAATCAGGGCCAATAGCAGTATGCCGCGGCAAAGCGGGTGGTTGGTGTGCAATCGGTTCATGGTATTGTTCATGGAATAAGCGTAGCCGCCACGCATGGTTGTGCAAGTGATTTTTTGGAGCGCCAAAGGTACGCCAAGAACAGGGGATGGGGCAAGCCATTGGCGCGGCATGGCCAAAACAGCGTTATTTCATTCGCCAAACTTCCTTACTTTGGGCAACCAAAATTCCCGTGGAAAACTCCCTGTACCAACTGTTCAACCCGTGAACCAGAATCCGATGAACTTGTTGATGAGCATTGCCGGAGGGCTGCTCCTCCTTGTTTCTGCATTGCTACTCTCCCCCGCCCAGCAATGCAACGCCCAAGCCAACGTTTCCACCCGTGAGGTTATCACCGGGCTGAATACTCCGTGGGAGATTATTTGGGGACCCGACAACTGGATTTGGATGACCGAACGTGGCGGAACCATCAGCCGCGTGAACCCAGAGACCGGCGAGCGGGAGGAGTTGGTGAAGATCAACGACGTGTACCAAAGTGGCGAATCGGGATTGCTGGGAATGGCCATGCACCCAAATTTTGCCGACTCCCCGTTTGTCTATGTTGCCTACACCTACTTGCAGCAAGGGGATATGTACGAGAAGCTGGTCCGCTACTTGTACAACGGTGGCACGTTGGTGAATGCCGAAATTCTTCTGCGCGGAATCCCCGCCAACACCACCCACGACGGCAGCCGAATTGTTATCACCCCCGACCGAAAATTATTTATGACCACCGGCGACGCGCAAAACCAGAGCGCGCCGCAAAACCGCAACACCCTAAACGGGAAAATCCTCCGATTAAATCTGAACGGCTCCGTCCCGTTCGATAATCCATTTTATTCCAGCACCGAGCTTTCGCGGTTTGTGTGGAGCACCGGGCACCGGAACGCGCAGGGATTGTGGTGGGTAAATGGCATTCTCTATTCCAGCGAGCATGGTCCGGACAGCGACGATGAAATCAACATCATTGAACGTGCGGGAAATTACGGCTGGCCCGAGGTGAAAGGGTTCTGCGATAAACCGGACGAGTTCCAGTTTTGCGAGGACTCCATCAATGCCCAGCCGATCTACGCATGGACCCCAACGCTTGGCGTTTCCGGCATTGATTATTACGCCAGCGATTCCATCCCCGAATGGAAATATCACCTTCTGGCAACAACGTTAAAGGAAGGGGATTTGCGGGTGTTGGAGTTAAGCAGCGACGGCAAAAAAATCCTTTCGCAGCAGATTTATTTCGATAACACGTTTGGCCGTCTGCGCGATTTGTGCATCGCCCCCGATGGCCGCGTTTTTGTGTGCACCAGCAACCGCGACGGTCGCGGAAATGTGCGCCAGGGGGACGACCGCATCGTTGAAATTAAAGGGAGCGGAAAATTAAGCGTGGCCATTGCCAAGCCAACAACCGACAGCACCCGCTACAAAGCCGGGCAGGAGATGACGGTGAGTTTTAGCATCGCGGGGAATTTTATTGAGAGCAATCAATTCATCGTGGAAATTTCCGATGCCAAAGGGGAGTTCTCATCGCCGCGAGCAATTCAGACGGTGGCGCAGAATATCGGCGGAAGCATCGCCACCTCGGTCCCTTGCGACCTTCCACACGGGAATTACCGCGTCCGAATTGCCTCCACCAGCCCCCAAGCCGTAAGCCCGCCAAGCGATTTCTTCCCCGTCTCCGAAAAACTAAAAATCATGTTTGTCAGCGCCGAAGAAATGATTCGGAATGCGGAGACGGTGCTGTGCGAAGGGGAATCCAAAACATTTACCGCGATCGGAGGGCACAGCCAATATCTCTGGTCCACCGGATCAACCAGTCCAAAAATCACCTTTACAAAAGCGGGGTTTTATACGCTGGTGGCCCGCGAAGCCGGGGGCTGCACCGACACCGCCACAATCTTAGTCACCGTTCGCCCCAAGCCCACCAAGCCAACCATAACCCGCAACGGGAATGTGATGGTGGTTTCGGCAGCCAATGGCGGCTATCAGTGGCTGCTGAATGGCGAGCCGATCCCCACGGCCACCGGCCAGGTCTATATCGCCACCCGCAAAGGGATTTATTCGGCGATGGTGTTTAACGAGTTCGGGTGCGGGACCCCCTCGGACCCGATCCAGATTCTTATCAACAGCGTTGAACCAACCAACGGCGACCAGGGCTACACGCTGGTGGCCGAGCAGCGCAACCAAGAAATCGTGGCAACGCTGCGTGGCCCTGAGTTTCCGCAAACGGCCACAGCAACCATCACCGCCGTTGACGGGCGGACACTCCATTCTTTTGTTTGGCCGCTGCAAGGAAGCGGTCCGAACCACCGAAGCATTCCAACAGAGGGAATGGCCTCGGGGCGGTATTTCCTGACGGTTCAGGTAGGCCACACGGTGCTGACCCAGCCGTTTGTTGTTGAACGGTAAGAGCCAACCCAATTGCTGATGCTTCCATGAACATCTACGCCATTATTATCCTGTCGGCACTGCTGGTCCAGTATGCTTTGGACCTGATTGCCAACGTGCTGAATCTGCGGGCGTTGCGCCCAGAGTTGCCAGAAGAATTTATCGGGGTCTATGATGCCGAGGCCTATCGCCGATCGCAAGAATACACCCGTGCGCAAACCACGTTTGGGTTTATCGCCAACGGGTTCGATCTGCTGCTGACGCTCGGCTTCTGGTTTGCCGGGGGGTTCAATTATCTGGACAAGATTGTGCGTGGCTGGGAGCTTGGAGCCGTTTGGACCGGCGTGGCCTACATCGGGATACTGCTGTTGGCGCAGACCCTTATCTCGATCCCCTTCTCCATCTACCACACGTTTGTTCTGGAGGAACGGTTTGGCTTCAACCGCACCACCCCCGCCACCTTCGCCAGCGACCGCCTGAAGGGATTGCTGCTTGGCGGGCTGATAGGAATCCCAGCATTGGCCGGGATTATCTACCTGTTCGATGTTGTGGGACCAATGGCTTGGCTGTACGGCTGGGGGGCGGCAACGGCGTTTATCCTGCTGCTGCAACTGATTGCCCCGGCATGGATTATGCCGCTGTTTATGAAGTTCCAACCGTTGGAGAATGCGGAGCTACAGGACCGGCTGCTGGGCTATGCCCAAAAGGTCAATTTCCCATTGGCGAACATCTTCGTCACCGATGGATCCCGCCGCTCCAGCAAAGCCAACGCATTCTTCACCGGAATCGGGCGGAACCGCCGCATCGCGTTGTTCGACACCTTGCTGGAGAACCACACCGTGCCGGAGCTTGAAGCAGTGGTTGCCCACGAAGTTGGCCACTACAAGCTGCGCCACATCACCAAAGGGATGGTGGTAAGCGTGCTTCATATCGGGGCGTTCTTCTTGCTCCTTTCGGCGGTGCTGGATAACCGCGGGCTGTTCGACGCATTCTTCATGGAGCAGACCTCGATCCACGCCGGGTTGATCTTTTTTGCGATGCTGATTGCCCCGCTAGAGTTCGCCCTGGGGGTTGTGATGAAACGGCTATCCTGCCGCCACGAATTCCAAGCCGACCACTACGCCGCAACCACCACCGGAAGCAGTGCGCCGATGATCGAGGCACTGAAAAAACTTAGCCGCACAACGCTCAGCAACCTAACGCCCCACCCGCTGCTGGTGGTGCTTTCCTACGACCACCCCCCAATGCTGGAACGGATTCGGGCACTGCGGGCAATCAAGCTGTAAAAGGTGAGATGCCGTGGGGTGGAAGAAAAAAGAACGGGGGAAGCCTGATCGCAGGCTTCCCCCGTTTCGCATGACATTCGCCGCAGCATCCCGCCCCCCGCTCCGCTCCGGTTTATCCGCCCACCTCCATCTGTTCCATCAATTCCAGAAACCATTGCTCCCCTTCCTGCTGCCGTTGGCGGATTTCGTCGGGGCTGGCAACGTAGAAGAATCGTTCCAGCCGCTTGCCAATCGCTGCGGGAAGATCATGTTGGATATACCGCGTGTGGAAGTTGTGCCGCTGCGGGCAATGGATAATCCGAAGCAACTCCACCAACGGGCGCACCACCCAGCTGTGGTAGAACGCAACGGCCTCAATCGCATTCCCCCGGTTCAGCTCCTTCAGGACCAGCGGCTGGAACAGGATGAAGTTTTGGCGCATCTGCGGAAGCCGCGCAAGCAACGTTTGCCGGTGCAATTCGGAATCGAACGGAGCCGGCGTTGCCACCCCCGATTTATCGAAATGGACCACCGCAACGCCATGGATTTCTTGCCGCAGGAACAGCTGGCGGGCGGCGGTTTGGGTGTGGCGGCTGATGCTAAGATCAATCAGCAAAAACGGGCTGGCGTTGGCAAGCCGGTAGAACGCCTGCGAATGCCCGTGCCACGTTGGGTCCGGAAGCCGGAACCGGATTTCAATCGGCGACAGGCTTGCCAAAGCGTGCTCAACTTCGGCGAAAGCATCCTCAACATGGTCGTCGTCAACGTCGAATTGCAGGTCAATATCGGACCACTGGTCAACGCGGTCGAAGGCAATCGCCCCCGCTTCCCACATCGCGTGGACGTAGGGGAGCGGTTCCAACCGCTGGCGCAGGGCTTGAAGAATTTCTTGGCGAGTGAGAAAAGAAGAAGGGTCCATCATGGTTGATCGGTTTGTTCTGGTGAGCGGCTCCCATCCCGCATATGCCGCCGCCCGAACGGAGGGATGGTGGGAGAGTTGCAGCGGCGCAATGCAAGAGGGGGATATGGATATATGGTTCGTGCGGGGTCGGGATGAGAGTGGGGGTGCGGTTTTCGGAACCCGAAGGGTTCCAATGTTTATAGACCGATCAGCCAACAAATCAAGGGTTCCGACCCCGAAGGGATCCAATGTTTATAGCTACAGGACACATCTACCTTATCCCCGACCCCGAAGGGGTCCAATGTTTATAGCTACAGGACACACTCACATTATCCCCGACCCCGAAGGGGTCCTATGTTTATAGCTACAGGACACACCCACCTTATCCCCGACCCCGAAGGGGTCCTATGTTTATAGCTACAGGACACACCCGCATTATCCCCGACCCCGAAGGGGGCCTATGTTTATAGCTACAGGACACACCCGCATTATCCCCGACCCCGAAGGGGTCCTATGTTTATAGCTACAGGACACACCCACCTTATCCCCGACCCCGAAGGGGTCGTATGGCCATCCACACCGCCCATAGATAAACATGCGACCCCTTCGGGGTCGGATGGCGATGATGGGGGCATGCGGGGCTAGAAACATGTGACCCCTTCGGGGTCGGGAATCGGTTGTGGGGGCGCGCCGGGCTAGAAATATGCGACCCCTTCGGGGTCGGATGACGATGATGGGCGCGTGGGCCCGGGTTCCGGAACCTGAAGGGTTCCAATGTTTATAGATAGGAGATGACCCCCCATTGATCCCCGCCCCCGAAGGGGTCCTATGGCCATACCCACCGCCCATGGATAAATATGCGACCCCTTCGGGGTCGGATGGCGATGATGGGGGCATGCGGGGCTAGAAACATGTGACCCCTTCGGGGTCGGGAATCGGTTGGTTCGGGGAATCCGGGGCGTGTGAATTTGCGCCCCCTTCGGGGTCGGATGGCGATGATGGGGGGGGCACACGGAGCTATAAACATATGACCCCTTCGGGGTCGGGATGCCGATGATGGGCGCATCGGTTCGGGTTCCGGAACCTGAAGGGTTCCAATGTTTATAGACCCATCATCCAACACACCAGGGGTTCGACCCCGAAGGGGTCGTATATCTATCCACACCGCCCGTGGATAAATATGCGACCCCTTCAGGGTCGAAGATCAATCGCGGGGGGGTGCGCGCGGGGCTAGAAACATATGACCCCTTCGGGGTCGGGATGCCGATGATGGGTGCTTCGCCGACGTAGGGAAATAGTCCACGCAGAAAAGCCGTGCGATTCCCCGCGCCACTTCCGTATCTTTCCGGCAAGTGATTTCCGTTTTAACCTACTCCGATTACTATGACGCATCGCTTCCTCCGGTTTTTTCTTCCTCTCCTCTTGCTTGGCGCGATGGCTTCCACTGCCGTTGGCCAGCAGGAAGGGAGCGGGGCAAAAACACCGGAACAAAAATTGGCCGAACAACGGCTTCAACCACGCATCGGGTTGTTCGGGAACTTGGGGTTGAATATCCACAGCAGTCAGTTTTTTGGCATCCCAGGCACGCCAAACTGCATGGCACTGGACGACGTTGGATTCACCGGCGGAACCGGAATGGGATATGCCGCAGGGCTGACCTTCGAACTCCCCTTCGATGAACAATTCCGGCTGATTGCCCGCGCCGGACTTTACTCCCTTGCCGCAACCCAAACCGCCGATGCCCACATCGGCCCGATTGTGGTGGGGAACGACACCGCCAGCGGCATCAGCCAGTACAGCCTTGATGCCACACTTGGAATGCTTGGCGGCGAACTTCTGCTGGGATGGAGGCCAATCCAAGATATGCCCCTGACCGTGCGGCTTGGTCCAGAAATCGGCGTTTTTATGACGAAGGAATTCGCCCAGCAGGAGCAACTCATCTCCCCTTCTTCCGCCACCTTTATCGGCGAGAATGGCCAGAATACCCGCGTCAGGAACCCCGTCAGCGGCGAACTTGCCAACACTGGGCTGCGCGTGGCGGGGGTGATCGGTGCCGACTATGAACTGCCGCTGAACAAGGCCGAGACGTTCATCCTTGCTCCAGAAATCGGCTTCTCCTTTGGCTTCACCAACGTCACAAGCGACCTTGATTGGAAGATCCACCAACTGCGCGGCGGCGCGGCGTTGAAATATGCCTTCCCGGTGACGGAACCTCCGCCACCGCCCCCCCCTCCACCGCCGCCACCGCCGCCACCACCGCCGCCGCCGCCACCACCCGAACCGGTGCTGGCAGCCCAGCTTGTTGCCGTTGGCCAAAGTGCCGACGGAACCGAACGCCCGGGGGTGACAATCCGCGTGGAGGAGTTCATCAACACGCAAACAAGCTCGTTGCTGAATTACATTTTCTTTGACGATAACTCGGCTCAGATACCCCCCCGCTACCGCCAATACAGCGGCGAGGCTGGCACGCAGTTCCGGACCGACCAATTGAACGGGCAGGGGACGATTGAGGTGTACTACCAGATGCTGAACATCCTGGGCCACCGGATGCGGCAATCGCCAGGGTCCAAAATCACCCTGACCGGAACCAACTCCAACACCGGGGCCGAGGCCGGAAACACCGCGCTCTCGAAATCCCGCGCCGAAGCGGTGAAAGCCTATCTGGCCTCCAATTGGGGAATTGAACCCAGCCGGATCGAGGTGGCGGCGCGGAATCTTCCGGCGCTTCCATCCAGCCCGGCGGACCCGGACGGCATTGCGGAAAACCGCCGCGTGGAGATTTCCAGCCGAACCCTTAGCCTGCTGGACCCGGTCACCGTCAGCGACACGCTCCGCACCGCCGACCCGCCAAAGGTGCTGCTCCGCCCGCTGGTGAAAGCGGAATCGGGGGCGCGCCAGTGGGAAGCCACCATCAGCCAGGGGGGGCGGAGGCTGAAGGAGTTCAGCGGGACCGGAACGCCGCCGGAGGAGTTGCAATGGGAGATCACCGGAATCCAGGAACAAGCGCCGGTTGACCCCACGCCGCTGGTGACCCGATTCCAGATCACCGACACGCGCGGCAAAAAAGCAATGGCCGAAGCAGAGCTGCCGGTGGAGCAGATCACCATCCAGAAAAAGCGGGAGGAGAAGCAGGGGGATATGGCGTTCGAGCGGTTCAATCTTATCACCTTCGATTATGACAAGGCGACGCTGAACGAGACCAGCAAGAAGGTTGCCCGCACCATCAAGGAGCGGATCACGCCGGAATCGCAGGTGGAGATCACCGGATACACCGACCGCTTGGGGGATGAGGCCCACAACCTGCAGCTGTCGCAGGACCGCGCCGTGAACACCGCCAAGGAGTTGGGCGTGCCAACCGAAAACGCACGGGGCGTTGGGGAAACCACATCGCTGTTCAACAACGACCTTCCCGAAGGCCGATTCTTCAGCCGCACCGTTGACGTGGTGGTGAAAACGCCGGTGAAGAATTAACGGACCGGAGCAAACAGCAATGGGGTTGAGGTTTCCACGGAAATCTCAACCCCATCTTGTTATTATACCGGCCAACAAACCGCCCGCAGCGGAATTCCGGCGTTCTGAAACACTCCTCCCTTTCCCCCCCCCACCGGGAGTGGGGGGCCGGCCTGCCGCGAATTATTCAGCAGTTAATACCTTCGTCGTTTCCTCACCGAATTGCGAGATCACCCGAACGGCTATTTTTTGCCCCTTCTTTTTCACTTCAATCGGGTGCGAAATATGCCCGTACAAACGGTCAAAAGCCTCTTCGTCAATTTCGATTTTTAAGGTTTTCTCCACCTTCTTTTTCGTGCCCTCCTTGGCAAGGCTTTCCAAGCCCTTTTTCCATTTGTCGAACTCATCGCTGTCGCCACCGCAGAAGAACACCTGTTTCACCACAAAATTGCTGCCGTCGTAATCATCATCCACCATCCAATACGCGATGTCGGCAACGCTCCGGGCTTTTACTTCATCTTTGATCGGGTCGTAAATGTCCAACCCCTGAATTTCCACGGTGACGGC encodes:
- a CDS encoding PQQ-dependent sugar dehydrogenase, yielding MNQNPMNLLMSIAGGLLLLVSALLLSPAQQCNAQANVSTREVITGLNTPWEIIWGPDNWIWMTERGGTISRVNPETGEREELVKINDVYQSGESGLLGMAMHPNFADSPFVYVAYTYLQQGDMYEKLVRYLYNGGTLVNAEILLRGIPANTTHDGSRIVITPDRKLFMTTGDAQNQSAPQNRNTLNGKILRLNLNGSVPFDNPFYSSTELSRFVWSTGHRNAQGLWWVNGILYSSEHGPDSDDEINIIERAGNYGWPEVKGFCDKPDEFQFCEDSINAQPIYAWTPTLGVSGIDYYASDSIPEWKYHLLATTLKEGDLRVLELSSDGKKILSQQIYFDNTFGRLRDLCIAPDGRVFVCTSNRDGRGNVRQGDDRIVEIKGSGKLSVAIAKPTTDSTRYKAGQEMTVSFSIAGNFIESNQFIVEISDAKGEFSSPRAIQTVAQNIGGSIATSVPCDLPHGNYRVRIASTSPQAVSPPSDFFPVSEKLKIMFVSAEEMIRNAETVLCEGESKTFTAIGGHSQYLWSTGSTSPKITFTKAGFYTLVAREAGGCTDTATILVTVRPKPTKPTITRNGNVMVVSAANGGYQWLLNGEPIPTATGQVYIATRKGIYSAMVFNEFGCGTPSDPIQILINSVEPTNGDQGYTLVAEQRNQEIVATLRGPEFPQTATATITAVDGRTLHSFVWPLQGSGPNHRSIPTEGMASGRYFLTVQVGHTVLTQPFVVER
- a CDS encoding M48 family metallopeptidase, which produces MNIYAIIILSALLVQYALDLIANVLNLRALRPELPEEFIGVYDAEAYRRSQEYTRAQTTFGFIANGFDLLLTLGFWFAGGFNYLDKIVRGWELGAVWTGVAYIGILLLAQTLISIPFSIYHTFVLEERFGFNRTTPATFASDRLKGLLLGGLIGIPALAGIIYLFDVVGPMAWLYGWGAATAFILLLQLIAPAWIMPLFMKFQPLENAELQDRLLGYAQKVNFPLANIFVTDGSRRSSKANAFFTGIGRNRRIALFDTLLENHTVPELEAVVAHEVGHYKLRHITKGMVVSVLHIGAFFLLLSAVLDNRGLFDAFFMEQTSIHAGLIFFAMLIAPLEFALGVVMKRLSCRHEFQADHYAATTTGSSAPMIEALKKLSRTTLSNLTPHPLLVVLSYDHPPMLERIRALRAIKL
- a CDS encoding OmpA family protein; translation: MTHRFLRFFLPLLLLGAMASTAVGQQEGSGAKTPEQKLAEQRLQPRIGLFGNLGLNIHSSQFFGIPGTPNCMALDDVGFTGGTGMGYAAGLTFELPFDEQFRLIARAGLYSLAATQTADAHIGPIVVGNDTASGISQYSLDATLGMLGGELLLGWRPIQDMPLTVRLGPEIGVFMTKEFAQQEQLISPSSATFIGENGQNTRVRNPVSGELANTGLRVAGVIGADYELPLNKAETFILAPEIGFSFGFTNVTSDLDWKIHQLRGGAALKYAFPVTEPPPPPPPPPPPPPPPPPPPPPPEPVLAAQLVAVGQSADGTERPGVTIRVEEFINTQTSSLLNYIFFDDNSAQIPPRYRQYSGEAGTQFRTDQLNGQGTIEVYYQMLNILGHRMRQSPGSKITLTGTNSNTGAEAGNTALSKSRAEAVKAYLASNWGIEPSRIEVAARNLPALPSSPADPDGIAENRRVEISSRTLSLLDPVTVSDTLRTADPPKVLLRPLVKAESGARQWEATISQGGRRLKEFSGTGTPPEELQWEITGIQEQAPVDPTPLVTRFQITDTRGKKAMAEAELPVEQITIQKKREEKQGDMAFERFNLITFDYDKATLNETSKKVARTIKERITPESQVEITGYTDRLGDEAHNLQLSQDRAVNTAKELGVPTENARGVGETTSLFNNDLPEGRFFSRTVDVVVKTPVKN